GGATATCTTCCAATTATACTACAAAGTGTAGTGTCCAATTAGATAACCATCTGCCAACAAAAGATCAtattaaataattaaataatgtaCCTACCGACCTGTGATATTTTGTTAATCATGGGACCCTAAAGATCAGAGATTAGCATGAAAGCAAAGTTATAATTACTCGATCTTGACCAACTGAGGCTAAGCTATAGCTAGCGCTTTCGGTTCTTGCTTATCCTCAAAGAAAATTTGGTTGGATGCAAGATGTGGAGATTAAGGATATATTTAGGGTATACCATGGATAGGGTTTGGCGTGAGGGTTATGAGATAGAGTGTCAGCTTTTGCATACCTAGGAGTACAGTACACGTCTTATAGTATCCCAAACATCTTTCCGGTGGCATTGTCCTAGGATAATAACACGTAAAAAACGATACATAATTATTTGGACAACCAAAATGGTCTCCAAGACATTTTTTGATCACTATTTTCAGCTGGAATAAATTTATAAAGTCAAGGGTTTTAATattatgaaaaaaattaaaaacaatTCTATGCATAAGCTTTGCACTTTCAACTTCACAAATATGTCAAAAAGAAAATCTATCAAAGTATTGATGAGAAGAACTTCAAAAATCAAAGCAACACGTTTCATGACCACAACATTCATATCGGATTGAATCCCCTGGAATTTGGATAGCATTTCTTTTTACCCTCACGATCATTTGTAAAACCAACAAAAATGACACTAGAACTTCTCTCAATCAAAATtgtaaattctgaaaaaataaaTAGACATACAATCCTTGAGCATCGatgataaaaaaatttaagTAATCGATCTCAAGGAtccaaaaatatcacttctttctCTAGAGTCAATAACTCTGATTGGATTGTGTCTATGCATGCAAATAGCCATTTGTGCGATTTGTAAACTGTAAATAAGGATGCCATTATTGATCTAGAAtcttactccctccttccctgtttataaggcatacacgtatatcaagattcaaacattgttatctttgaccaataatttgactattaaatttttatttttataatgcaaatttcatatgattggattcataatcaaatatattttacaatgattataagtttataatcaaaagtgatataatatatgataaataaatggtcaaagtgttgtttagaagaccgtgtcatgttccaccatgccttataaatggggaaggagggagtaaatcTTTAAAGGCTCAAGATGTCACCATAttttctcaaaagaaaaaacatagtaatttttttaataatataaaCACTATCCAAAAGTAAAGAGTCAATTATGCCCTTAGACCATTGTAAATACTGTGAATAAAATATTGAACAACCAAAAGGCAGTCTTATCCTTGGTGGCATTAAAGGTAAATACGGGAAACCACAGGGGCACGATTTGCTCTCTATCCCACGCACACACCCCCTACCTTCCTCACCTGCGAAAACCTTTGCCTAAAAAAACGAGGCGCGGAGCAATATCTCCCCCCTCCCTGTCTCGACATTTCTTGCGACCTCGCCCCCTGTCCCTGTCCCTGTCCCTGTCCCTGTCGACTCCGGTTTGATGTTCTCGTAGGAGTAGAGATCGAGCGAGAGAAGCAAGCaactgagagggagagagaaactGGAGTAGAGAACAAGCCCTGGGGACCAAGAATTCGGTGTGGAAGCGGAGGCgaaggggagggaggaagaagggaagcgCGGTGAAGGGCGAGCGCGCCGGGCGTCGTCATCGATCTCGGTGAGCACCAGGTTGCTCTGTGCTTTTCTTTGCGTTGCTGTTTCTTCTGGTTTACCGGTCGTTCGTCGCGGCGGCGTAGGTCTGCGAAATGTTCGATCTTGGGAGCAGGTTTGATCCCCATTCATAGTTCAAGTTTCGAGCGGGGATTTTGTTTAGGGAGGTCTTTCAATTCGTTCGGTTGGTTAGTCGCGGGTGGGGAAGTTGATTTGGTTTTCGCCATCGTTGGTATCCAATGAAACCTAATGTGGAAAGGGGGATTTTTAATCTGAAAAAAATTGATGCTGCCTTTCCAATCTGCTTCAGGACATCCCTATCATACATTCTCTCGCTTTTTTGCCTTAAACATTTATATCTGTAGTTACTGTATTTCCGTACGAAACACTGCGGTCAATTGGGCCCTTCTTGTTGCTTCGAACGGAGGACGGACATATACCTGTATACAAGGGTAATACTTGTCGTTGCATTGTTCAATCTATATGCCCGTCGTGCCATTTCGTTTGTCAGTGAGTAATTTTAGGATGCGTGGTCCCATACCTGTGTTTGGTTTGGGGtgtaaaaaatttcgcgaaaactttttggccctttgatcactaatttagagtattaaataaagtctaattacaaaaccacctccataACCCCcagtgtaaatcgcgagacgaatctaacgaggctTTTGACCAGAACGAtcattgtagcatcactgtagcaaatgatcaattaattaccgtcattagattcgtctcgaaaagttacactcatctttGAAAAGgatttgcaaatagacttcatttagtactccatgcatgcgagattttctTCTCGGGAAGCGTGCGCGTAAAATTCACTGtagtaaccaaacacggccaagaaATTACCTACATGTTTAGATTCAGTGTATGTTTGGCCACATTACTGTCGGATTTTCAATGTCGGACGTATTAATCTTACCTCAGTTACTCTGCATTTTAGCTACAGAAAGCTGATTACTATTGAGTAATTCTTTTTTTGTACATGAGTAGTTTCTTCACCTAGCAACCAGTCATCTGTAAAGATAGATATCTCCTTTTCTCCCACAGGGTAGAACAACTTATTTTACAAGGGTACAGTGTGTTACATGTTCGATTTTGATCGGAAAGCCAAATAGTTTGCCCCAATTTGTTGGCCATGCCATGTAGTGGGTATATCTGCAGAGCAGCCATGGAGTTGTTTCAGCTGTACACTCATTGGCTTTTTGGTAGAAATTCCTCAAAATCATATCTTGGCAAGCTGTTGCACTTAATACCACCTTGCAGTTTCGATCAGTTATTCAGCTGCCAGCACGAGTTGCATGGTGTGCTGGATCAAGTTCCCATGGCTGCTTGGCCATGCCCCCTTCAGTAGTATCTTGTGCAGGCCATTTCTTGCCAAACAGGCTTGCAATAATGGCTGCTGGACCCCTCTGGATTGGGATGCCAAATACTGTGAGCAAGTGAGGCATGAGGCTGTAGAGGTTGTTGTGCTTGATAAGAACGGTGGAGTACTGAACTGAGGGAGTGGTTGCATCATGCTGATGGGGTGTGGTAGCGTGGTACTGTAGTGGTGGTCCTGGTATTTCTATTTTTATGTTTTCGTGGAAGGGCGTGGTCCATCCTGTAGTTTGATTAGTTCTTTTTGGAATGGATATTGTGGGCCACAACAGAAGTAAATGTGCTTGTGTTTTGGATCTTTGGGGAGATTAGGTGAGCTGGAATTGTGCTCAAGTGTTTAGGTCGTAGAATAGCATCCTCATTCCTCAATAAGGACTCAAGGTCTAACAGTTGCATGCCTATCATCTTTTTtcttgttgctgttgttgtgcTGGAGTGAAGTGTGACTGTGCTTGTATGAAGTgcttttcttctcttccttcGTCAATGCAACCAACTGGGTTTAAAAAActgcattttgtattttttagatTACTCTGCGTGCAACTTTTCCCATGACCTgaggttctttttttttctttttcttttttgcgaaACATGACCTGAGGTTCTGTATCGATATTGTCCATATTTAGTTGCTTCAGATTCCTAGTGCAGTAATGGAGTAGCTTAGTCAGTTCACATACTGTGTGTAACTAATCTATTGCAGTTTGCTACCATACGCACTGCAGATTTTTTGAGCAATTTATGTAGTTTACATCATGAACAAGTGATGCCATGATTGCAAAAATACACTCCTGCGGATTCAGAATATTAGCTAATGACTGTTTCACTGTTTTTTGTCCATTATAGTAGGAACTAGTTATATTACACCAGTTCCAAGATTAATCAGTTATAATTGATACAGTATACTGAGAAATGGCAATATGTCTTATGGTACTTTACATCAAGGTTTACTAATGTACTCTTTTTTATTGATTCACAGGAATTCAAACTGTACAGTCCTAGCTACTTTGATAAGAAGGCCCCCAAGTTGTCTTGAGACCAGAATATTGAAACCATGGTTTCAAAATCATATTCAAATCTGTTAGACATGACCTCTGGAGATGGATTTGACTTTCGGCAACCTTTTAAGTCTCTTCCTCGTGTTGTAACTTCTCCTGGCTTTATATCTGATCCTGATTGGGATACAAGAAGTGATGGTGATTCAGTTGGTTCGGCATCTTCTACTGAAAAGAAAATAATTGTTGCCAACTTTCTTCCACTGAACTGTACAAGAGATGAAGCTGGACAGTTGTCCTTCTCATTGGATGATGATGCACTACTCATGCAACTCAAACATGGTTTTTCGAACGAGACTGATGTTGTGTATGTCGGCAGTTTGAAGGTTCAGGTAGATCCCAGTGAGCAGGACCAAGTTGCACAGAAGCTTCTTAGAGAATATCGATGCATTCCTACTTTTCTCCCATCTGACCTGCAGCAGCAATTCTATCATGGCTTCTGTAAACAGCAGTTGTGGCCACTTTTCCATTATATGCTTCCAATTTGCCTTGACAAGGGTGAGCTATTTGATCGCAACCTGTTTCAAGCCTATGTCCGAGCCAACAAACTTTTTGCAGATAAAGTTATGGAAGCAATCAATACAGATGATGATTATGTTTGGGTTCATGATTATCACCTCATGCTGCTTCCTACATTCTTGAGGAAGAGGTTACACCGAATAAAGCTTGGTTTCTTTCTTCACAGCCCGTTTCCTTCCTCTGAAATCTACAGGACTCTGCCTGTAAGGGATGAAATCCTGAAGTCGCTGCTCAATGCTGATCTCATTGGTTTCCAAACATTTGACTACGCTCGCCACTTCCTTTCTTGCTGCAGCAGATTGCTAGGCCTTCATTATGAATCAAAACGTGGTTACATTGGAATAGAGTATTTTGGCAGAACAGTGAGCCTGAAGATCCTTTCAGTGGGTGTCCATGTTGGTCGGCTTGAATCTGTCTTAAAGTTGCCTGCTACAGTTAGCAAGGTTCAAGAAATTGAACAAAGGTATAAGGGCAAGATGCTGATGTTAGGTGTAGATGACATGGATATCTTCAAAGGAATAAGTCTGAAACTGCTCGGGCTGGAGCTTCTTCTGGAGAGAAATCCAAAGCTTAGAGAGAAGGTTGTCCTTGTACAAATTATCAATCCAGCAAGAAGCATGGGGAAGGATGTGCAAGAAGCTATTACAGAAACTGTTTCTGTGGCTGAAAGGATTAATAGAAAGTATGGTTCTTCAGGTTACAAGCCTGTTGTCCTAATTGACCACTGCATACCATTTTCTGAAAAGATTGCGTTCTATGCTGCATCTGATTGTTGTATTGTAAATGCTGTGAGGGATGGTATGAACTTAGTTCCATATGAGTATACTGTTTGCAGACAGGGTAATAATGAGATTGATAGACTCAGAGGTCTTGACAAAGACACTAGTCACACAAGCACACTTATTGTTTCGGAGTTTGTGGGTTGCTCCCCATCTCTTAGTGGTGCTTTCAGGGTAAATCCATGGAGTGTCGATGATGTGGCTGACACCTTGTGCCAAGCAACTGACTTGACTGAGTCTGAGAAACAGCTACGACATGAAAAGCATTATCGCTATGTCAGCACTCATGATGTTGCTTACTGGGCACACAGCTTTGCTCAAGATCTGGAAAGAGCATGCAAAGATCATTACAGCCGAAGGTGCTGGGCTATCGGGTTTGGTCTAAATTTTAGAGTTATTGCTCTGTCTCCTGGCTTCAGGAAGctgtcttcggagcactttgttTCTTGTTATAACAAGGCTTCGAGAAGAGCAATATTTCTTGACTACGACGGTACACTTGTGCCCCAGTCATCAATCAACAAAGCTCCCAGTGCTGAAGTCGTTTCAATTCTTAACACCTTATGCAATGATCCAAAGAACAATGTATTTATAGTCAGCGGACGAGGACGAGATTCTCTTGATGAGTGGTTTTCTCCATGTGAGAAGCTTGGTATAGCTGCAGAACATGGCTATTTTGTCAGGTATGCCAATGAAAGTTATCATAGTTGCTTCATGCTGGATTCTATACCCCCTATACTTCTCACTCCTCAGATATATGACAAAATTTATGTGTTTTCAGGTGGAGCAAAGAAGCTGAATGGGAATCAAGCTATCCAAGTCCGCAACGTGAATGGAAGCACATTGCTGAACCTGTTATGCAGGTATACACTGAGACAACTGATGGATCCTCCATAGAGCCAAAGGAAAGTGCTCTAGTATGGCACTATCTGGACGCGGACCATGATTTTGGTTCCTGCCAAGCAAAGGAGCTACAGGATCATCTTGAGAGGGTGCTATCAAATGAGCCTGTTGTTGTAAAGTGCGGTCATTATATCGTAGAAGTGAAACCGCAGGTATGTTCCCTTCGATGTGCTAAACATTTTGTTATTTCACTTCCATGTTGGCTGCATCGAATGCTAACTGAACAACTCATAACTCATGCACAGGGAGTTAGCAAAGGGCTTGCTGTTGACAAGTTGATTCGCACATTGGTCAATAATGGGAAGGCACCTGATTTTCTGATGTGCATCGGCAACGACCGGTCTGATGAGGACATGTTCGAAAGCATCAACAGTATGACCTCCAACACTTTCTTATCACCCACGGTACCAGAGGTCTTTGCCTGTTCAGTTGGCCAGAAGCCCAGCAAAGCGAAGTACTACGTCGATGACACCAGTGAAGTAATCAGATTGCTCAAGAACGTCACCCGCATCTCTTCTCAGCGGGAGGATGTCATCCATGGACGTGTGATCTTCAGAGATGTACTCGATTTCGTGGAATAGGCACCACCAGCTATTTACCTGAAATTATTAGCCGCAAAGCATGTACATTCCATTGTCTCCAGTCTCTCAATGGTTCATTTTAGGAGGGTTTGTTAATCCAGAGGTCTAGAGTAGCCGACATGAATCGGCACCATTACAAGAACAGCAGAAATGCAAGCCGAAGTTCGCCATTTCGAGGGTTCAGGTGATTTATGTGTAGGCGATTTTGATAGGGAAGGAGGGCTGTTGCTGGAGGTTTGCTGTGTGAAAGCAAAGGCTGTGGCTTCTGCAGCCATTGGTTGTCTGAATCTATTCTCCTGCTATATTGATGATTTTGTTGGTTCTTCTAAAACTTATCACTGCGAAAATTGCTGGAGTTTTGCTGACTGACTCTTGTGCTTGCTCACCATTTAGGAAGTAGCACCCTAGCCCTAAGATCTGTTATTTCTATCCACGACCTTCCTTTTCTAGTTTTCTCGAATAAAAGGAGCTCTATTTATTACTCGGAAATACGATTACAACTGCCCAACAGGCATATAGGCTATCAATCTCCACATACCAGGATGCTTTGATCGTTTAAGCAAGTTGCAAGCTCATGTCCGCAAGATTTTTCCCTCCAACCCCTCCTGAGTATGAAGCTAACCTTCTAAGACAGTCCTTTATGGGTCCGTTTGGTTGGTTGGTCTGTCTTAG
The Panicum virgatum strain AP13 chromosome 6N, P.virgatum_v5, whole genome shotgun sequence genome window above contains:
- the LOC120678602 gene encoding probable alpha,alpha-trehalose-phosphate synthase [UDP-forming] 9; the encoded protein is MVSKSYSNLLDMTSGDGFDFRQPFKSLPRVVTSPGFISDPDWDTRSDGDSVGSASSTEKKIIVANFLPLNCTRDEAGQLSFSLDDDALLMQLKHGFSNETDVVYVGSLKVQVDPSEQDQVAQKLLREYRCIPTFLPSDLQQQFYHGFCKQQLWPLFHYMLPICLDKGELFDRNLFQAYVRANKLFADKVMEAINTDDDYVWVHDYHLMLLPTFLRKRLHRIKLGFFLHSPFPSSEIYRTLPVRDEILKSLLNADLIGFQTFDYARHFLSCCSRLLGLHYESKRGYIGIEYFGRTVSLKILSVGVHVGRLESVLKLPATVSKVQEIEQRYKGKMLMLGVDDMDIFKGISLKLLGLELLLERNPKLREKVVLVQIINPARSMGKDVQEAITETVSVAERINRKYGSSGYKPVVLIDHCIPFSEKIAFYAASDCCIVNAVRDGMNLVPYEYTVCRQGNNEIDRLRGLDKDTSHTSTLIVSEFVGCSPSLSGAFRVNPWSVDDVADTLCQATDLTESEKQLRHEKHYRYVSTHDVAYWAHSFAQDLERACKDHYSRRCWAIGFGLNFRVIALSPGFRKLSSEHFVSCYNKASRRAIFLDYDGTLVPQSSINKAPSAEVVSILNTLCNDPKNNVFIVSGRGRDSLDEWFSPCEKLGIAAEHGYFVRWSKEAEWESSYPSPQREWKHIAEPVMQVYTETTDGSSIEPKESALVWHYLDADHDFGSCQAKELQDHLERVLSNEPVVVKCGHYIVEVKPQGVSKGLAVDKLIRTLVNNGKAPDFLMCIGNDRSDEDMFESINSMTSNTFLSPTVPEVFACSVGQKPSKAKYYVDDTSEVIRLLKNVTRISSQREDVIHGRVIFRDVLDFVE